A genomic window from Acinetobacter chinensis includes:
- a CDS encoding VOC family protein produces MQPNHYLNFQGETEAAFNFYRSVFGGEFSFIKRYSELPDAQISEKEKNYILHVSLPINPFTVLMGSDTTEQFCAPQSAPFSKGTNHYISINLDADEQAEARRLFDALSENGQVEMALENTFWGALYGAFTDQFGIRWMVNCQLETE; encoded by the coding sequence ATGCAACCGAATCACTATCTTAATTTTCAGGGTGAAACCGAAGCTGCCTTTAACTTTTACAGATCAGTTTTTGGTGGAGAGTTTTCTTTTATTAAACGCTATTCAGAATTACCCGATGCACAGATTTCAGAGAAAGAAAAAAATTATATCCTGCATGTTTCTTTGCCAATTAATCCATTTACCGTTTTGATGGGTTCGGATACCACTGAACAGTTCTGCGCCCCGCAGAGTGCGCCTTTCAGTAAAGGTACCAACCACTATATTTCCATCAATCTGGATGCAGATGAGCAGGCTGAAGCACGACGCCTGTTTGATGCTCTGTCTGAAAATGGTCAGGTGGAAATGGCTTTGGAAAATACTTTCTGGGGTGCGCTGTATGGTGCATTTACCGATCAGTTCGGGATACGATGGATGGTGAACTGTCAGCTTGAAACTGAATAG
- a CDS encoding thiolase family protein, whose protein sequence is MTDIVIVNGARTAMGGFQGSLATVTAPELGAVTIKEAIARAGLQATDVEEVIMGCVLPAGLKQGPARQAMRQAGLPDSTGAVTINKLCGSGMKAVMQAADAIKAGSAQVIVAGGMESMTNAPYLLPKARGGYRMGHGEVKDHMFFDGLEDAETGRLMGSFAQDMANTRNYTREQMDEFAIRSLKRAQKAITEGYFADEIVPVTVSGRKGDVIVDKDEQPFNANIEKIPTLRPAFAKDGTITAANASSISDGASALVLASAELAAQKGLKPLAKIVTYASNSQHPSEFTIAPVGAIQKVLNKTGWDAQDVDLWEINEAFAMVTMCPIDDFKLDAEKVNINGGACALGHPVGSTGSRIILTLIHALKRTGGKKGIAALCIGGGEATAVAIEIL, encoded by the coding sequence ATGACTGACATCGTAATTGTAAACGGCGCACGTACCGCTATGGGTGGTTTCCAGGGAAGCCTGGCAACTGTCACTGCACCAGAACTGGGTGCTGTCACTATTAAGGAAGCGATTGCCCGTGCGGGTCTACAGGCTACAGATGTTGAAGAAGTCATTATGGGTTGCGTACTGCCGGCAGGCCTGAAACAGGGTCCAGCCCGCCAGGCAATGCGTCAGGCTGGCTTACCTGATTCCACCGGTGCTGTCACCATCAACAAACTGTGTGGTTCAGGCATGAAAGCGGTCATGCAGGCTGCCGATGCCATTAAAGCAGGTTCAGCTCAGGTGATTGTTGCAGGCGGTATGGAATCCATGACCAATGCACCGTATCTGTTACCAAAAGCACGTGGTGGCTACCGTATGGGTCATGGCGAAGTCAAAGATCATATGTTCTTTGATGGCCTGGAAGATGCAGAAACAGGTCGCCTGATGGGATCATTTGCTCAGGATATGGCAAATACCCGTAACTACACCCGTGAACAGATGGATGAGTTTGCAATCCGTTCACTGAAACGTGCGCAAAAAGCCATCACTGAAGGTTATTTTGCAGATGAAATCGTCCCTGTCACTGTTTCAGGTCGTAAAGGCGATGTGATTGTTGATAAAGACGAACAGCCGTTCAATGCCAACATCGAAAAAATTCCAACGCTACGCCCTGCATTTGCCAAAGACGGTACGATTACAGCTGCCAATGCCAGCTCAATTTCAGATGGTGCATCTGCTTTAGTACTGGCTTCTGCTGAACTTGCGGCACAAAAAGGCTTAAAACCATTGGCAAAAATTGTGACTTATGCATCTAACTCACAGCACCCGTCTGAATTTACCATTGCTCCTGTTGGCGCAATCCAGAAAGTCCTGAACAAAACCGGTTGGGATGCTCAGGACGTTGATCTATGGGAAATCAATGAAGCATTTGCCATGGTGACGATGTGCCCAATTGATGATTTCAAACTGGATGCTGAAAAAGTCAATATCAATGGTGGTGCATGTGCACTGGGTCATCCTGTTGGTTCTACAGGTTCGCGTATTATCCTGACTTTAATCCACGCTTTAAAACGTACAGGCGGTAAGAAAGGTATTGCAGCTCTGTGTATTGGTGGCGGTGAAGCAACTGCGGTTGCCATTGAAATTCTTTAA
- a CDS encoding glucose/quinate/shikimate family membrane-bound PQQ-dependent dehydrogenase → MNSPSSASGFRTLTVVIAAVVGLVLFAGGIYLAVLGGSWYYIIAGLLFLATAFLLRQLKSSALLVYAALVLGTVIWGLWEVGSDFFALAPRLDILGVFGLWLLIPAVTRGFRDSKGAKLALTGTLAITIAVMIYSIFNDPQEIRGTLSAEQPAPAPIEGIADSDWPAYGRTQSGLRYSPLTQINEKNVKDLKVAWEYHTNDFKTDKDSSETTNQVTPIKVGNNMYICTTHQFLVALDPATGKEKWKFDPKLKADHTFQHLTCRGVSYYDAANTTGFAASLETKKSTSTECPRKVILPVNDGRLVAVNADTGKACSDFGHNGEVDLQKDMPFPYPGGYIPTSPPVVTGTTIIIAGSTTDNYSTEEPSGVIRGYDVNTGALLWVFDTGAEDPNKIPGPGQKYVQNSPNAWAPLAYDAKLDMVYVPTGVGTPDIWGGNRTPLHERYANSMLAINATTGQLIWNFQTTHHDLWDMDVPAQPTLADIKNKAGETVPAIYVLTKTGNAFVLDRRTGEAIVPVTEKPVPQTVKRGPQTKGEFYAATQPFSDFNLAPKDKLTDKQMWGATMFDQLICRVAFHKLNYDGIYTPPSENGTLVFPGNLGVFEWGGMSVNPDRQVAVMNPIGLPFVTKLIPTDPNREKTAKGAGTESGVQPMYGVPYGVEISAFLSPFGLPCKQPAWGYVAGVDLKTHDIAWKRRIGTIRDSLPGIPLPPFKMGVPMLGGPISTAGNLMFVGATQDNYIRAINVTNGDELWKGRLPAGGQATPMTYEMNGKQYVVIMAGGHGSFGTKMGDSLVAYALPD, encoded by the coding sequence ATGAATTCTCCATCTTCGGCATCAGGCTTCCGGACACTGACCGTTGTTATTGCAGCAGTCGTTGGACTGGTTCTGTTTGCAGGCGGGATTTATCTTGCCGTACTGGGCGGCTCCTGGTATTACATCATTGCCGGATTACTCTTCCTTGCGACTGCATTTCTGCTTCGACAGCTGAAAAGCTCTGCTTTACTGGTCTATGCTGCACTGGTACTGGGGACAGTGATCTGGGGGCTGTGGGAAGTGGGTTCTGACTTTTTTGCACTTGCCCCACGACTGGACATACTGGGTGTATTTGGACTGTGGTTGCTCATTCCTGCTGTGACCCGTGGTTTCAGGGACAGTAAAGGTGCAAAACTGGCACTGACAGGCACACTGGCAATCACAATTGCAGTCATGATCTATTCCATTTTTAATGATCCTCAGGAAATCCGTGGGACATTAAGTGCAGAACAGCCTGCACCTGCACCGATTGAAGGAATTGCTGATTCAGACTGGCCTGCCTATGGGCGTACTCAGTCAGGGTTGCGCTATTCTCCATTGACCCAGATTAATGAGAAAAACGTTAAAGACCTGAAAGTCGCGTGGGAATATCACACCAATGACTTTAAAACAGATAAGGATTCGAGTGAAACAACCAATCAGGTGACGCCAATTAAAGTTGGCAACAATATGTATATCTGTACAACGCATCAGTTCCTTGTGGCACTTGATCCGGCAACAGGTAAAGAAAAATGGAAGTTCGATCCGAAGCTGAAAGCAGATCATACTTTTCAGCATCTGACCTGTCGTGGCGTTTCTTATTATGATGCAGCCAATACCACAGGTTTTGCTGCAAGTCTGGAAACAAAGAAATCGACTTCCACAGAATGTCCACGTAAGGTCATTTTACCTGTCAATGATGGACGTCTGGTTGCTGTCAATGCTGACACGGGTAAAGCCTGCTCTGATTTTGGACATAATGGTGAAGTGGATTTACAGAAAGACATGCCATTTCCGTATCCAGGCGGATACATTCCAACCTCTCCGCCTGTGGTTACAGGAACGACTATTATTATTGCGGGTTCAACCACAGACAATTATTCAACTGAAGAACCGTCTGGTGTGATCCGTGGCTATGATGTCAATACAGGCGCGTTATTGTGGGTGTTCGATACAGGTGCAGAAGATCCAAATAAAATTCCAGGACCAGGTCAGAAGTATGTTCAGAACTCTCCAAATGCCTGGGCACCTTTAGCTTATGACGCTAAACTGGATATGGTTTATGTGCCGACCGGAGTGGGTACGCCCGACATCTGGGGTGGAAACCGCACACCTTTGCATGAACGTTATGCAAACTCCATGCTTGCGATCAATGCAACAACAGGTCAGCTGATCTGGAATTTCCAGACCACACATCATGACCTTTGGGATATGGATGTGCCGGCACAGCCAACCCTTGCGGATATCAAAAACAAAGCAGGAGAAACTGTTCCTGCTATTTATGTACTGACCAAAACAGGGAATGCATTTGTACTGGACCGCCGTACCGGTGAGGCGATTGTTCCTGTGACTGAAAAACCTGTACCACAGACCGTGAAACGTGGTCCACAGACCAAAGGTGAGTTCTATGCTGCAACTCAGCCTTTTTCAGACTTCAATCTTGCACCGAAGGATAAGCTGACTGATAAACAGATGTGGGGTGCCACCATGTTTGATCAGCTGATCTGTCGTGTGGCGTTCCATAAACTGAATTATGACGGTATTTATACACCGCCTTCAGAAAATGGAACTCTGGTTTTTCCTGGTAACTTAGGGGTGTTTGAATGGGGCGGAATGTCTGTCAATCCTGACCGTCAGGTTGCTGTTATGAACCCTATTGGCTTGCCATTTGTGACCAAGCTGATCCCAACTGATCCGAACCGTGAAAAAACTGCGAAAGGTGCAGGGACAGAATCAGGTGTACAACCCATGTATGGTGTGCCTTATGGTGTTGAAATCAGTGCATTCCTATCACCATTTGGACTGCCTTGTAAACAGCCTGCATGGGGCTATGTTGCAGGTGTGGATCTGAAAACACATGACATTGCATGGAAACGCCGTATTGGGACAATCCGTGACAGTCTGCCAGGTATTCCATTACCACCGTTCAAAATGGGTGTACCAATGCTCGGTGGTCCTATTTCCACAGCAGGGAACCTGATGTTTGTGGGTGCAACACAGGATAATTATATCCGTGCCATTAACGTTACCAATGGTGATGAGCTGTGGAAAGGTCGTTTACCGGCAGGTGGTCAGGCAACACCAATGACTTATGAAATGAATGGTAAACAGTATGTGGTGATTATGGCGGGTGGTCATGGTTCGTTTGGAACTAAAATGGGCGATTCGCTGGTGGCTTATGCACTGCCGGATTAA
- a CDS encoding DUF934 domain-containing protein, with translation MLNTALQVLSKDGTITDNTYQIIAEDGVLPQGDVLLTVEQLDQIGNVSGKKALFITVDASPEVNQFPLDQLDAIFIDFAGFNDGRGYSFAALLRRQGYQGELRATGDVFKDVLNYMKRSGFDTFVIKEGKDIAEAAAGLGDFTNPYQASTAVPKAHYQTGA, from the coding sequence ATGCTTAATACAGCACTTCAAGTCCTTTCTAAAGATGGCACGATCACAGACAATACTTATCAGATCATTGCTGAAGATGGTGTATTGCCACAAGGTGATGTGCTGTTGACTGTTGAGCAACTGGATCAGATTGGCAATGTTTCAGGTAAAAAAGCCTTATTCATCACTGTGGATGCTTCGCCGGAAGTGAATCAGTTTCCACTGGATCAGCTGGATGCAATTTTCATTGATTTTGCAGGCTTTAACGATGGTCGTGGTTATTCATTTGCTGCATTGTTACGCCGCCAGGGTTATCAGGGTGAGCTTCGTGCAACAGGTGATGTATTTAAAGACGTTTTAAATTATATGAAGCGTTCAGGTTTCGATACTTTCGTGATTAAAGAAGGTAAAGATATTGCTGAAGCTGCGGCAGGTTTGGGTGATTTTACTAACCCTTACCAGGCATCGACTGCTGTACCGAAAGCGCATTATCAGACAGGTGCATAA
- a CDS encoding diaminopimelate dehydrogenase produces the protein MQNSIRVGIAGYGNLGRGVETAIQKNQDLQLVGIFSRRDPATVSPCFATTQVFHMDSLSDFQDKIDVLILCGGSKDDLPQQGPRLAAQFNTVDSFDTHARIPEYFAAVDAPALANKKTAMISIGWDPGMFSINRLFGEALLPDGETYTFWGKGLSQGHSDAIRRVDGVKAGVQYTIPSTDAIEKVRSGARPVLTTKEKHQRECYVVLAEGADAKAVEQAIVTMPDYFADYNTTVNFIDEATLKQDHQKMPHGGFVIRSGNTSDEQNQVVEFSLKLDSNPEFTASVLVAYARACYRLNQMQQYGAKTAFDVAPGLLSMKTPEQLRKELL, from the coding sequence ATGCAAAATTCTATTCGTGTAGGTATTGCCGGTTACGGCAACCTTGGGCGTGGTGTTGAAACTGCGATTCAGAAAAATCAGGATTTACAGCTTGTTGGTATTTTCAGCCGACGTGATCCTGCAACAGTTTCTCCATGTTTTGCGACCACTCAGGTTTTTCACATGGACAGTCTGAGTGATTTTCAGGATAAAATTGATGTATTAATTTTATGTGGTGGCTCGAAAGATGATTTGCCACAGCAGGGTCCACGGTTGGCTGCTCAGTTCAATACCGTGGACAGTTTTGATACTCATGCACGTATTCCTGAATATTTTGCTGCGGTGGATGCACCTGCATTAGCAAATAAGAAAACAGCGATGATTTCGATTGGCTGGGATCCAGGCATGTTCTCAATTAACCGTTTATTCGGTGAAGCATTATTACCGGATGGTGAAACATATACCTTCTGGGGTAAAGGTTTAAGCCAGGGGCATTCAGACGCAATCCGCCGTGTGGATGGCGTGAAAGCAGGTGTGCAATATACCATCCCATCAACGGATGCGATTGAAAAAGTTCGCAGTGGCGCACGTCCTGTTTTAACGACCAAAGAAAAACATCAGCGTGAATGTTATGTGGTTCTTGCAGAGGGTGCAGATGCAAAAGCGGTTGAGCAGGCGATCGTGACCATGCCTGACTATTTTGCTGACTATAACACCACTGTAAATTTCATTGATGAAGCGACTTTGAAGCAAGATCACCAGAAGATGCCACATGGTGGCTTTGTGATCCGCAGTGGAAACACCAGCGATGAACAGAATCAGGTTGTTGAGTTTTCATTAAAACTCGACAGTAATCCTGAATTTACAGCGAGCGTACTGGTTGCCTATGCACGTGCATGTTATCGCTTAAATCAGATGCAGCAGTACGGTGCGAAAACTGCATTTGATGTTGCACCAGGTTTACTCTCAATGAAAACTCCTGAGCAACTTCGTAAAGAGTTACTCTAA
- a CDS encoding nitrite/sulfite reductase, with product MYLYTDFDQQLVNERVAQFRDQTERYLAGKLTEDEYRPLRLQNGLYVQRYAPMLRIAVPYGLMNSNQLRKVAELALEYDRGYAHVSTRQNIQFNWPALENVPDMLQELATVQMHAIQTSGNCIRNTTTDQYAGVVAGEIADPRPTCELIRQWSTFHPEFAFLPRKFKIAVSALEEVDRAATSFHDIGVYLTRNEAGELGYKIKVGGGLGRTPIIGSMIREWLPREELIAYLEAVLRVYNLHGRRDNKYKARIKILVKALTPAVFAEKVEAEFAETIKTLKVDADTLKKMDENFTPFNYQNYADENFDALFAEHPKFKQWFNINTNAHKVAGYRIVTISLKRAGVAPGDMTTEEMNLIADLADKYTFGELRTTHEQNISLVDVPQKDLFELWQTLDQNNLARAHIGFITDIICCPGGDFCSLANAKSIPVSEAISRRFDDLDTVYNLGHIDLNISGCMNACGHHHVGNIGILGVDKKGAEFYQITLGGNADHDASIGDILGPSFAAEVVPDIVDEILNTYLDLRNEGEEFIETYRRVGIQPFKERAYA from the coding sequence ATGTATTTATATACTGATTTTGACCAGCAACTGGTTAATGAACGTGTTGCACAATTCCGTGATCAGACGGAACGTTATTTAGCGGGTAAACTCACTGAAGATGAGTATCGCCCATTACGCCTGCAAAATGGATTATATGTACAGCGTTATGCGCCAATGTTGCGTATCGCTGTGCCTTACGGTCTGATGAACTCAAATCAGCTGCGTAAAGTGGCTGAACTGGCTCTTGAATATGACCGTGGTTATGCACATGTATCCACACGTCAGAATATTCAGTTCAACTGGCCTGCGCTTGAAAATGTACCTGATATGCTGCAGGAGCTTGCAACGGTTCAGATGCATGCCATTCAGACTTCAGGTAACTGTATCCGTAACACGACAACAGACCAGTATGCAGGTGTGGTTGCAGGTGAAATTGCTGACCCACGTCCAACCTGTGAATTGATCCGTCAGTGGTCAACGTTCCATCCTGAATTTGCATTCTTGCCACGTAAGTTCAAAATTGCAGTTTCTGCGCTTGAAGAAGTGGATCGTGCGGCGACTTCATTCCATGATATCGGTGTGTATCTGACACGTAATGAAGCGGGTGAACTCGGTTATAAAATCAAAGTCGGTGGCGGTTTAGGTCGTACCCCAATTATTGGTTCCATGATCCGTGAATGGTTACCACGTGAAGAATTGATTGCTTATCTTGAAGCAGTTCTTCGTGTGTATAACCTGCATGGTCGCCGTGATAACAAATATAAAGCACGTATCAAGATCCTGGTAAAAGCTTTAACTCCTGCAGTATTTGCTGAGAAAGTTGAAGCAGAATTTGCCGAAACCATCAAAACATTAAAAGTTGATGCAGATACTTTGAAAAAAATGGATGAGAACTTCACGCCATTTAATTATCAGAACTATGCAGATGAAAACTTTGATGCTTTGTTTGCAGAGCATCCAAAATTCAAACAATGGTTCAATATCAATACCAATGCACATAAAGTTGCAGGCTATCGTATCGTGACGATTTCACTGAAACGTGCAGGTGTTGCACCGGGTGATATGACCACCGAAGAAATGAATCTGATAGCTGATCTTGCAGACAAATATACTTTCGGTGAACTTCGTACCACGCACGAACAGAATATTTCACTGGTCGATGTACCACAGAAAGATCTGTTTGAACTGTGGCAGACGCTTGATCAGAACAACCTTGCCCGTGCGCACATCGGTTTTATTACCGATATTATCTGCTGCCCTGGCGGTGATTTCTGTTCACTGGCAAATGCGAAATCCATTCCAGTTTCAGAAGCGATTTCACGCCGTTTTGATGACCTGGATACTGTGTATAACCTGGGACATATTGACCTGAATATTTCAGGTTGTATGAATGCCTGTGGTCATCACCATGTGGGTAACATCGGTATTTTAGGTGTGGACAAAAAAGGTGCTGAATTCTACCAGATCACTTTGGGTGGAAATGCAGACCACGACGCTTCAATCGGTGACATCTTAGGACCATCATTCGCAGCTGAAGTTGTACCTGATATTGTGGATGAAATTTTAAATACTTATCTTGATCTTCGTAACGAAGGTGAAGAATTTATCGAAACTTATCGTCGTGTCGGCATCCAGCCATTTAAGGAGCGAGCATATGCTTAA
- a CDS encoding NUDIX hydrolase codes for MNFCANCGHETTDKIPLGDHQTRQVCTHCGNIHYVNPKVICGALALWENKVLLCRRAIEPRYGLWTLPAGYMELFETMEQGAARETREEAEAEIKIEQLYCMYNIPRIGQIYALFKAQLIDGKFGAGEESIECRLFDEHEIPWTELAFPSVERTLRHYFEDRNKGHFEIHLETLGSRLDHTG; via the coding sequence ATGAATTTTTGTGCAAACTGTGGCCATGAAACAACCGATAAAATCCCTTTGGGCGACCATCAGACTCGCCAGGTTTGCACACATTGCGGCAACATTCATTATGTCAATCCCAAAGTCATCTGTGGCGCACTCGCCTTATGGGAAAATAAAGTACTCCTGTGCAGACGTGCGATAGAACCCCGTTATGGTCTATGGACACTGCCTGCCGGTTATATGGAACTTTTTGAAACCATGGAACAGGGAGCTGCCAGAGAAACACGCGAAGAAGCCGAAGCAGAGATTAAAATCGAACAGCTCTACTGTATGTACAACATTCCTCGTATTGGTCAGATTTATGCGCTGTTTAAAGCTCAGCTGATTGATGGAAAATTTGGTGCAGGTGAAGAAAGCATTGAGTGCCGACTGTTTGACGAACATGAAATACCATGGACTGAACTGGCTTTTCCAAGTGTTGAGCGGACATTAAGACATTATTTTGAAGATCGTAACAAAGGTCACTTTGAAATCCATCTTGAAACACTGGGTTCACGACTGGATCATACAGGCTGA
- a CDS encoding GspH/FimT family pseudopilin produces MMFLKRKNGFTLFELIVTIAVIGIIAVLAVPSFKNLMASQEAKKNVQILNSVIQLAKSQSVTHRTNTVLCSSADGSSCQANQWATGYILFLDRNKNGAVDSGEKVIQSEKTGLKYGTLTWAGSGSVAYLTFRKPNGLPIGSNGTFTYCSSVGSQNHYKVILNDMGLTRQERPSSC; encoded by the coding sequence ATGATGTTTTTAAAGAGAAAAAATGGATTCACTTTATTTGAACTGATCGTAACCATTGCCGTTATTGGGATTATCGCTGTCCTTGCCGTTCCCTCATTCAAAAATCTGATGGCATCTCAGGAAGCTAAAAAAAATGTCCAGATTCTTAATTCAGTGATCCAGCTGGCAAAGTCACAATCTGTTACACATCGTACAAATACCGTACTTTGCTCCAGCGCTGATGGCAGCAGTTGTCAGGCGAACCAATGGGCAACAGGCTATATTCTGTTCCTGGACAGAAATAAAAATGGTGCAGTGGATAGCGGTGAAAAAGTCATCCAGTCGGAAAAGACCGGACTCAAATATGGCACCCTGACCTGGGCGGGTTCCGGGTCTGTTGCATATCTGACATTCAGAAAACCCAATGGTTTACCAATCGGAAGTAATGGAACATTTACCTATTGCTCCAGTGTGGGATCACAGAATCACTATAAGGTGATTCTGAATGATATGGGGCTGACCCGACAGGAACGACCATCGAGCTGTTGA
- the omp38 gene encoding outer membrane protein Omp38 produces the protein MKMSRIALAMLVAAPLAAANAGVTVTPLMLGYTFQDTKHNNSAKDHLMNPSDGELQDDLFVGAALGVELTPWLGFEAEYNQVKGDIDYAAAGAEYKQTQINGNFYATSDLITKNYDSKIKPYVLLGAGHYKYEYDGVALKDDEGTLGNAGLGAFWRLNDALSLRTEARATYNIDEDFWNYTALAGLNVVLGGHLKPAAPVIEVAPVEPVAPVQPAPQELTEDLNMELRVFFDTNKSNIKDQYKPEIAKVAEKLVEYPNATARIEGHTDNTGPRALNERLSLARANSVKTSLVNEYNVDPARLTTQGFAWDQPIADNKTKEGRAMNRRVFATISGSRTVVVQPGQAAQ, from the coding sequence ATGAAAATGAGTCGTATTGCTTTAGCAATGCTGGTAGCTGCTCCATTAGCAGCTGCAAACGCAGGCGTAACTGTTACTCCGTTAATGCTTGGTTACACTTTCCAAGACACTAAACACAATAACAGCGCAAAAGATCACCTGATGAACCCTTCTGACGGTGAACTTCAGGACGATCTGTTTGTTGGTGCAGCGCTTGGTGTTGAACTGACTCCATGGTTAGGTTTCGAAGCTGAATACAACCAGGTTAAAGGCGACATTGATTACGCTGCAGCTGGTGCTGAATACAAACAGACTCAGATCAACGGTAACTTCTATGCTACTTCTGATCTGATCACTAAAAACTACGACAGCAAAATCAAGCCATACGTTCTTTTAGGTGCTGGTCATTACAAATATGAGTATGACGGTGTTGCACTTAAAGATGACGAAGGTACTTTAGGTAACGCAGGTCTGGGTGCTTTCTGGCGTCTGAACGATGCTCTGTCTCTTCGTACAGAAGCTCGTGCTACTTATAACATCGATGAAGATTTCTGGAACTATACAGCTCTTGCAGGTCTGAACGTTGTTCTTGGTGGTCACCTGAAACCAGCTGCTCCAGTAATTGAAGTTGCTCCAGTTGAACCAGTTGCTCCAGTTCAGCCTGCTCCACAGGAACTGACTGAAGACCTGAACATGGAACTTCGTGTGTTCTTTGACACTAACAAGTCAAACATCAAAGATCAGTACAAGCCTGAAATCGCTAAAGTTGCTGAGAAGTTAGTTGAATATCCAAACGCTACTGCTCGCATCGAAGGTCACACAGACAACACTGGTCCACGTGCACTGAACGAACGTTTATCTTTAGCTCGTGCTAACTCGGTTAAAACTTCTCTTGTAAACGAATATAACGTAGATCCAGCTCGTCTGACTACTCAAGGTTTCGCATGGGATCAACCGATTGCTGACAACAAAACTAAAGAAGGCCGTGCTATGAACCGTCGTGTATTCGCGACTATTTCTGGTAGCCGTACTGTAGTTGTACAGCCTGGTCAAGCAGCTCAATAA
- a CDS encoding DMT family transporter: MSLLLAKINPGVIWLLIAIATDVLSTFYSAKGNGLVNKADQGVALILYIISFACAAYALKFMQAGILYVLWSGIGVIATALLAKAFLGQHIDLAGWLGIAFITVGLTIIAQFSNIDV; encoded by the coding sequence ATGTCTTTATTGCTTGCAAAAATAAATCCAGGTGTGATCTGGCTGTTGATCGCAATTGCCACAGATGTACTTTCAACGTTTTATTCTGCCAAAGGTAATGGTTTGGTCAATAAAGCAGATCAGGGAGTTGCCCTGATTCTGTATATTATTTCTTTTGCCTGTGCCGCCTATGCACTCAAGTTTATGCAGGCGGGTATTTTATATGTGCTTTGGTCTGGTATCGGTGTGATTGCAACGGCATTGCTGGCAAAAGCATTTTTAGGGCAGCATATTGACCTGGCAGGGTGGCTCGGCATTGCCTTTATTACGGTTGGCTTGACCATTATTGCGCAGTTCTCAAATATTGATGTTTAA
- a CDS encoding rhomboid family intramembrane serine protease, which produces MIPGIPHTILIIIITILTSLAAWQHRNIMNRLIFNISAIKHGQYDRFLTHGFIHNDGIHLFFNMFTLYFFGRSIEWFFRDYLNGMGFVLFYCSAVIIAAIPSYLQNRHLNSYRSLGASGAVNAVLFSSILFNPWGMIYIYFIPIPAILFGTIYLCYSMYAIRSGHSPLIDHRAHIAGAVYGFLFPLLLEPGLGSAFFYKFLATPFS; this is translated from the coding sequence ATGATTCCAGGCATACCTCATACCATTCTGATCATTATCATCACGATTCTAACATCGCTGGCAGCGTGGCAGCATCGGAACATTATGAATCGTTTGATTTTCAATATTTCAGCGATTAAACATGGGCAATATGATCGCTTTCTGACGCATGGTTTTATCCACAATGATGGAATCCATCTGTTTTTCAATATGTTCACCCTGTATTTCTTTGGGCGCAGTATTGAATGGTTTTTCCGTGACTATTTAAATGGAATGGGCTTCGTCCTGTTTTACTGCAGTGCCGTTATTATTGCTGCGATTCCCAGTTATTTACAGAACCGGCATCTGAATTCTTACCGAAGTTTAGGTGCTTCTGGTGCTGTAAATGCAGTACTGTTCAGCTCGATTTTATTTAATCCATGGGGAATGATTTATATCTATTTTATTCCCATCCCTGCAATACTCTTTGGCACAATTTACCTGTGCTACAGCATGTATGCCATTCGCTCTGGGCATTCCCCACTGATTGACCATCGTGCTCACATCGCAGGTGCTGTTTATGGTTTCTTATTTCCTTTATTGCTGGAACCTGGTTTAGGAAGCGCTTTCTTTTATAAATTTTTAGCAACACCTTTTTCTTAA